The window GCTCCTCTCAGGAGGTGAACCAAGAttccttattatttatttggagacagggtctcactctgtcacccaggctggagtgcagtggtgtgatcacagctcacggcagcctcaaccaatcctcccacctcagcctccctagtagttgggaccacaggtgtgcatcatcacgcccagctaatttttaaaagaccctGTTCCCACCCCCCTTGACATGAGCTTTTCACCTCCCTTTCTGTTATTTGCTCAGTAATTATgtactgagtacctactgtgtgcaggaACAGTGCAGGTGGTGGAGATCCCCAGCACCCCACCTCCCCAGGTCTGTTCCTATACTGCATGGAAGGCTGGAGCCCACAGGTGGATCGAGCCACGGGGGGCTATCTGGATGGCACCTCAGCCCTGTGGCTGGCTGTGTCCTGCAAATGGGATTTCAGGGCTTCTTTACCAAGGGCAGTGTTTCCAGTGCCCTTGAGAAGTTTAGGCAATGAAGGCTCAGGCCATCCAGACAAGGAAAAGCCCTGATAAATTATTTCCACACCCCTCATctcagagatggggaaactggggACAGAGGGGAAGGGGTCTGTCCAGGTCAGTACTAAGGCAGATGCTTCATCAGAACCTGGGTCCCCCAGCACCCAGTGCAGTCCAGCCCCTGGGGCAGGTGAGACAGGTGGTCCCCATGGAGAACTAAGAGGCAGCTCCCGTCACACACACCAAGGGCTTCTGTGAGACAGCTGCCTTCTCTTGTGACcgtgggggtggggacaggagtATAAGGGGTAGAGAATGAACTTGATGCACTCACCCTTCTCTGTCCCCACCTCTGTAGAAGCCACGATGAAGGACGACATGAACAGCTACATCAGTCAGTATTACAATGGGCCCAGCAGTGGTAAGTCTGGGTTGGGGCTGTTCTACATGTGCCACAACCCCAGCAATCCCTAAACCCAGAGACAACTCGGCCTGGCTTCAAAGCATGCCCATCACCTGGTGCCTGTGAACCATAACTGCAGGCAGTGCTCAAGGTTAAAATATCGGAGCTTCagcttccagcaaactccagcactGGAGCTGGGGGTCCCCAGGGGCTGAGCCTGCAGGTGCCAGGATAGGGGTGCTCTGTGATCACCCATAAGAACTGCATGTGGAACCCTGAAATTGGAAGGGGGTTGGAATCCAGAACTCCAAGTGACCTCAGTGCCCACCTGCACACATGTCAAGGTGGGCACAGTGGAGGCTGAGGTGCCATAGCACCCCTGGGTGTGAGAAGCAGCAGGCCTTGGGTACATTCCTGCTGGATGTTCTTGCACTTGAAAAAAACCTCAGGGAAGCCTAGTGGTTTTTACTTATgggaaaaattgaattttaaaataacgcTGAGGCCTTGGGTGTCTCGTTTCTCCATAGCCCCCTTTCCAGTTCCGGGTTCCACATGCAGTTCTTGAGTTTGAATTTCGCAGCCCCCAAAACCTTGTATGCTCCATTGTAAGGCTAGAATATTATGTTGGGCCATGTGAGTAAtgcatttgaattttttgttttccacaatTTAGTCTCCCTAAGGCCTcatccctcttctctcctccctcaaaGCCTCATCCAATATGCTGGTTTCAAAGACCACCGtctccagcccagacctctcTCCCAGTCCTCCACAACTTTGGGGAGAAACCTCCCCACCCTGCACCCTCTGTAGGTCAGCCCCGTGGTACATCTCACCTAGAGCAAAGAGCTCTGAGCATCCTCTGATCCTGTGATGCATGCTAAGCAGGCTCTGATCATCCCACCCcgcagcccccacccctgccagtcCATCTGAAACTGAGTCATTCCTCAGACCATGGAACCCAAGTTCCCTGCCCTGGCACACCAAGTTTCCTGAGTTAGGATGGGCTAGGTTAGGCAGCTGTGGCAAATAACCCTGCATCTCGATGgtttaaacaaacaaagccaCAAAAGCCCACTGTAGGTTGGCTGGGGGCTCTGCTCCTGGGTCATCACTGTTACTCCAGCACCCAGTTGACAGAACAGTCACCATCTATCCTAGAACATTTGCCAGGGTAAAGCACCAGCTCATAAAGCTTCTGCCCAGAAGTGCCACAGGTCACTTCTCATGGGTAACTGGCCAAAGCGTGTCACACGCCTACACTTGAGTTTAACAAGATGAGGCATAATACCCCTCAAAGCAGGGCAGTGATGTTGGAGAACTGGGAGGGAGTTCTACCAAGGCCTCCTTCCACAAAGGCACGGTCTCCTACAGCCTAGCCACACTCATTGCCCACCGCCCGGCTCAGACCTGCTCTCTTCAGGGCCCCCAGGTGTGGCAGAGGTTGAAGTGTGACCAAGATCCCCTCCTACCTTGCAGACAGCGGTGTCCCAGAGCCAGCTGTGTGTATGGTCACCACGGCCGCAATAGACATTCACCAGCCCAACATCTCCTCGGACCTCTTCTCTCTGGACATGCCCCTCAAACTCGGCGGTAATGGCACCAGCGCCACCTCGGAGAGTGCCTCCCGCAGCTCAGTCACCCGGGCCCAGAGTGACAGCAGCCAGACGCTGGGCTCCTCCATGGACTGCAGCACTGCCCGCGAGGAGCCGTCCTCTGAGCCCGGCCCTTCTCCCCCGCCGCTGCCATCCCAGCAGCAGGTGGAGGAGGCCACAGTCCAGGACCTGCTGTCCTCCCTGTCGGAGGACCCCTGCCCTTCCCAGAAGGCCTTGGACCCAGCCCCCCTCGCCCGGCCCAGCCCAGCGGGCTCGGCCCAAACCAGCCCCGAGCTGGAACACAGGGTAAGTCTGTTCAACCAGAAGAACCAGGAGGGCTTCACTGTCTTTCAGATCAGGCCTGTCATCCACTTCCAGCCCACTGTGCCCATGCTGGAGGACAAGTTCAGATCTTTGGAATCCAAAGAGCAAAAGCTGCACAGGGTCCCTGAGGCCTAGAGCCTGCCATGGGCTGGGTGAGATGAGGGGAGACAGCCATCTCAAAGCTCTCCTGGGACCCTGGAGGCTGCCAAGGGCCACACGCGGGGCCCAGGAGCCCACCTGGCCTCCCTCAGGGTGCTGCCTGCCTCCAGGGAGGCGACGCCAGGCCAGGAGGCCACAAGCTTCAGACCTCAAAGCCCAGAGCTGGCGCCTCTTCTCGCCCTGCTCAGGGGAGGGTGGTGCTCGTggctgggttttctttttaaccatttttacaaAAACCAGCCTGTGGCCCAGCTTCAGCAGGGTAGAGTGTGGGGGGGCCAGCTCAGCCTCTTGCGTTGCCTTCGTTCCTGACGCCCACCCTGGACTCTAGGGAACAGCACTGTGAGCAGGGGCTGTCCAGCCCCACCCCTAAGCCGTCTTTCCCAGGAATCCTGGGTGGAGTCCAACACAATCACACGGAGACCACCATCTGAGCCTATGTCATTTGTCCTCATTCTCATTCCAGCATGAGCGTTTCTGAGTCTCTTCAAGACGAATCTAGTTTTCACCTTCACAGGATATAAAGGGATCAACCTAGAGGTGGGTGGGAGGGTCCTAGAGGGCAGGGGAACAACCATTTTCCAACCTTGgctttaataataaaaaccagCTGCACTGAGACTCCCAGTTGGTGGAGGTTTTCCTTTGATTGCTAGCCCAGGTGAGGTGTCCAGAGTGGTTCCCAGCCAGGGCACCACCATCCACCCAGTTTCAGATACACATGGCATCCCAGGCTCCCTCCTCGTCCCGTGAGCAGTCGTGAATCCTGGTCATTCCACCCTCCAAATTGCTTGTCCCTGGCTCCCATCACGGCCGTGCTGAGACCCAGGCCCCTTGCCGGACTGGACTGCAGCAGCCTCCTCTTTGCACAGCCTCTGGTTTCACCCTCCCCAGTGTATCTTCCCAGGCAGCTAAGCCTCAGCGCCCCTGCTTAAAAGCCTCCAAGGGATTTTGTGTGTATAACCATCATGTGTGTATGAccatcatgttttcttttatatgcGGAGGGGAGTAGagaagacataattttttttttttttttttgagacgcagtcttgctctgttgcccaggctggagtgcagtggtgcgatctcggttcattgcaaactccacctcccggcttcattgccattctcctgcctcagcctcctgagtagctgggactacaggcacctgccaccacacctggctaattttttgtatttgtagtagagacggggtttcaccgtgttagccaggatggtctcgatctcctgacctcgtgatccgcccgcctcagcctcccaaagtgctgggattacaggtgtgagccactgcgcccggcaagaagacataattttttttaagggcTCCCATTGCCTCAAGAGAACATTGAGTGTGACTCAGCCCCTTCGTGAGCTGGCTTGCTTGCCCCTCTGGCTGTCCTCCCATGCCTCTGTCCAGCCTGTTCTTTCTCCCCTCTACCTTGGTCTGGGTTATGCTCACCGTGACAGTGTCCTGCCTGTCCTCACCACTAGGCTGGGTGTCCTTGGAGCTCCTGTGGCCCCCCTGGACTCACCTGACAGTGCACCATGTCCCTGGCTTGGTCAGCATCTgcttccctgcctgcctcccaggctggtcCTCAAGAACAACGAGCAGGCCTGAGCCCCATTAGAATCCCACAGGCCTGGGCATGGAGCCACTTGGGAAAGATGGCTGAattggaagaaagggaaggaaattacCACGTGCTGGCAAAGAGCACCCTCCTGATTCATGGGGTGATGAACAGTTGTTAAAAAAGTGCTAAAGGTGGCAACATCCAACTGAGTCACTCTTGCGGTGTAATTAGAAGACCTACCAAGGGGAAGCTTTTGCAAAGGGCAAGAGTGGCTAACCTGAGGCGTCACCAGCAGCACTGCCATAGCATCCATCACTGGACACTGGGCCAAGGCCCCTACTCACATGGGCTCCTTTAACCCTTCCAGCGACACTGTGAGGCAGGTATCActaaccccattttacagttgaagaacctgaggctcagagagattgaaGAAACTTTCTGAGGTTGAACTCTAATGACAGGCCCTGAAACTGGGGCCCAAGTCTGCTggcaccatgccaggccctggggTTCCCAGAGTTTAGAGCTTTGGGAAGCAAAGCAGTCACTTGGCTTTTGCCACTTGATGGGCTGGAGGGTATTACATGGTTTGTAATCTGTAGGGCAGAAGCCAGTGGGCTCCTTAACTGGTGATCTCCACCCAGTGGACTAGAAATGGccaccctcctcctccaggcTCACCTTGCTGAGCTGTGACTGGCCTTCTGCAGAGCTCCATTGTACCAGCTCTTGGGCTAGTGCTGCTACCTCACAGGCACATGAACCTGGCCCCATGCCAGGGGGAGCTGCAAGGCCGACTGCCAAGGCTGACTGCCAGCACTCGCGTCCGCTGGGGACTCCTACTCCAGGGAAGAACCACAGGATGGGGAGGGATGCCATGGGAAGGATGCTAGGCAAGTGGCAGCTGTTCTCTTCAGTTTGTCCTCTAGGAAATGGGTCTCTAGAGagctccacttttttttttcttttgttgtttgttgtgttttgttttgtaggcactccaccttttttttttttttttttttttgagacaaagtctcactgtcgcccaggctggagtgcagtggtgtgatctcggctcactgtaacctccacctcccaggttcaagcgattctcctgcctcagcctcccaagtagctgggattacaggcgagcaccaccatggccagctaatttttctatttttagtagagacggagtttcaccatgttggccaggctggtctcgaactcctgacctcaggtgatccacctgccttggcctcccaaaatgctgggattacaagtgtgagccaccgtgcccagccattttttttttttttgagacagggtcttgctctgttgcccaggctacaatgcagtggcgtaatcatggcTCATGCATcctcaccctcccaggctcagatgatcctcccatctcagcctcccaagtagctaggactacaggtgcacgttgccatgcctggctaaattttgtgttttttgtagagatggggtcttgccaagctgcctaggctggtctggaactcctgggctcaaatgatctgcccacttcagtctcccaaagtgttgggattacaggcatgagccactgggcccggccagaACTCCACATTTAAAAGCGGATTTCTTGGGGTATTTACAAGTTGCTGTAAGGTGAGACCCTGCTGAGCACTTGTTGTTGCCTTCATGTTGTGTTGGAACTGCCTCACAGATAGAGGCTGGGGACAGAGATAACAGGTGGTCCCCAAGTCCAGAGTCCACAACAGTCACAGCGTAAGACAGTACACACAGATGAAGGAAGCTACTTACTTGCCTGGGGACATCTGAAGGCCTCACAATGGAGGAAACATTTAAAGGCGATTTTAAAAGAGTAAGTATACCAAATCAACTCTTCTGTTTGTCGTGGAAGAGGAGAGCTGTTTTTAGGGGTAGTTTCAACGCTGAGCTACAAAACTGGCCCACTTCCAGAGAATGTGAGCAGGGAATTTTTGATTATCTCCCTGACATGAAGTCAGTTGTTAAACcacttaaaggggaaaaaaaggaaggaatgtcAGGAGGAGGGTGGTGGGACAACAGTGCAAGCAGAGGAACAGCAGTGAGCTAGGCAGGGTTTGGGAACAGGGAGAAGTTTGGTGTCAGGAAGAGGATGGAATGGGTAGGAGGGGGAAGGGACCACATGAGAGCAACCTGGAAAAGGACAGGTGAGGCTGCTCACCAGAGGCCTTGGATGCCAGGCCAAGCCAGATGTTCTCCCTAGAGATAAAGCGCTATGGAAGGGCTACCACAGAGTCTTCTGGTAGTTGCAGAGGAGCAGCCAGAGGGAGGGGCCCGTGCCCAGAGGAGAGGGAACAAGGCTGCACATGGGCAGGCAAGATGAAGGCAGCGGTGGTGGAGGAGACGCTGGGGACACCTGACTGATGGGACTTGGGGGAACTGATGAGGAGGAGATGCCACCATTTCCAGTCTGTGGTGTCTGAGCATGAGACATCAGGATGGCTGTGCCTGGCACCAAGAGCACAGAGAAGGATGCCAGAGCCAGGAACATGGCAGTCCTTTCTGCAGACTCCAGAGCCCTTCCTCCAGCCCATCCCACAGCAAGTCctagggtggggcctgggggCCTGAAGTGCAGGAGATGGAGGTAAAAGCTTCGCCTTTCATGGCTCCCCTGGGCACCATATCCTACAGTTATGGCTGGCGGGCAGCTGGGGGCTGAGGGAGATGGAGCCTGAGCACTCCCTGGGAGGTTTGCAGCTCTGGGAAATGGCTCCCCGTTCTCCTGCACCCTTTTGGAGAACCCACTCTGGTGGCCCAGAGGAGTCATCGGGCTGTCCCTGAAGGGAGGGTCTGGTAACAGCCACTGTCTCCTGCTAGAACAAGAGGGTGGTAACAATAGTGACTCCCACGTCTGCATTTCCTGTTGTGACAGGTGCTCTTCACAGGCTTCCCTCCTTAGCACAGCCCTGGAAAGTGGGCGCTATCTTCCCtgctttacagaggagaaaacagcaGCCATGGAATGACTCATTCAGGGgcttgcccaagggcacacagctaaCTAGTGAGCTGTAGtggcaggattcaaacccaggtctggctGGATTATATGCCATGCTAGATGTGAAATGAGCTGTCCAGAATCAAACCAGGTGCCACCAGGAAAGCCAAAGTAAGAAATCAGGACTCAGAGCCAGCAGTGCTGGTGACTGGCCCACCAGGGAGCTGGGCCAGAGTCTGCAGCCCCAGCCTGAAGCCCACCCAGGATGAGGGAACCATAAGGCCTTCCCTGAGTGGCACAACAGGCCCCTCTCCAGCCAGCCCTGGGCAAGGTTCCCAACCAAAGTGTGGCTTTTCAGATCAAGTCCCACAGACAGGAGTGTTGGGATGGAACCTGTGTGGCTAGAGGCTAGTGGCTTGGAATTCTATTTAGCATGGTGGGTGTCCACCTGAAATTCAACTCAGGAGCTCCTTTCTCCTTCCAAGACAGCTCTTGACGGAAGCCAGAGTCAAAAGAGCATGGCTTCCGCCTTGGTGCTGCCGCCACGCTCCTCCCTGGTGCTATTCAGTTACCTctaaagagagaagacagagttGGGGTCCCACTCTTGGAGCTGCTGACAAATTATCTGGGCCCAAGGAATCCCTCTTACTAACAAGCTGACAGTACCCTGTGCCCCACTCAACACCTGTGTGGAGTTGCTTCACAAGGACCCCCAACAACTCTGGGGGCTGAAACAGCCAAACCATGGACATCTCAGGGCTGGAGAGAGGTCTGTTCATCCCACTCTCTCCCATGCCTCCTACCTCAGGTGCCACTGTACCTATGCACGGGATGTGGCAGAGACTGGATTCTCAGCCCAGCCCTGTTTCTGGTTTGCTATGAGGCTCCAAGCAAATCCTTAGACCTGCTTCCTCCCCATGTACAACAGGAATGATCTTGTGCCTCCCACCCTGAAGGCTGCTGGGATAGCTAATGATGTAACAGAAGGGAAAACCCTTTGAGAATGTTTCAGGGGAGACACAAACAGAAAGCATCCTTATTAATGAGAAGCCTGGGGTGTTTTACTGCCAGCACATGCTCAGCACTTTTGGGGTCAGCTGCCCAGGAGACGCTCTTGCTGCTGCTGATAGTCTGGTGTGGGAGGGTGGCAGTGAGCCCCGCCCCTAGTCATAACAGCCAGTCCAGCCACTGCCTGCTCCTCTCCTGAGTGCATCCCTGCTCGCACATACTCATTTGTTCCATGCCTGTATTCACTCTGAGTGAGGTAAGAGAGCACTGTTATCCCCCAGACAGGAGGCACCttatcttccttcctctccctttggTCAGTACTATTGGAGTACTACTGGAGTACTTGCCAAAAACTTGTATTTCCCTCACATTAACTAAGTGAGGAATTCATCACTATTCTGAATATCTTTGACTCCACTGCTGAAAAGTTTGGTATTATCTCCTGGTGAATAGTTAATTATCCAAGGAAAATGATGAAACATTTGCTGCTAAAATTTATTGCAAGCTACCAGGAGACAGGGCTGGCATAATTTTATGCAGAGCCCCAGGCTGCAACATAGGGAAGCAGGCTGCCTCTTCATCCTGAAACAAGCAAATGAAATTGACTACCCTGGAGATCAATCAGGACATTAAACACTGTGATGGATGTGGCAGAATTCTTCAGTGTCTGAGATTTATGGGTCACCCTTCACCGAGCACTCTAGGAACCTCCCCAACATCAATTAGGCCTCATAACTAGGTATGCTCACCTCCGCCTCCACTGATTAAAGAAGCGATAGGGGGTTCTGGGACCTGCACCGTGCTAAATACCACAAAAGGCCAATGAGCAGACTGGATCCAGATTGCAGTACAAAGACCCCTGCTTCCCTGAGCAAAGAGTGGTTCAGAATGGAGGAGTGTCCGGCTAGAAGGGGACTCATGCATCAGAGTCTAGACCTTGCATTTTCCAGAGAAAGCAGCTCAGTGTGTCATGTTCCTGGGTAATCCTGTTCTTTGTCCATGCTggccttctgcctggaatgcactTCTTCATCTGGTTGATTTTGCTGCCCCTTCTGAACTTGGTGAGGCCTTCATATCTTGCTGCCCTGCACTGCAGCCCACCCTAGTCAGGCTAGATTAGGTCCATCCTCTGCACTCCCATTGAGGCACTTGGGATATGGCATGTGGTTGGGAGCAGACTGGCCTGTGGTCACCATTTACTAGCCATGCGTCCTTGGGCAAGTGTTTTAAGCTCTGTaggctttagttttctcatctgaagaaGAGTTGCTGATAATCCTTGGCTTATATAGCACTTTCATGTATGTCACCCCATCAGTGGGGGAAAGAGTAGGAAACATTCAAGAAATCAGAATCTCAGGAGAAGAGGCAGTTTGCCCCAGGTCAAACCTACACCTTGTGAGGTTATGAGACGTAAATGAGATAACGTATGTAAAGGGCTCAGCACAGCATCTTGGGCATAAGAAGCCCTCAAAAACAGTATTCACTGTCTCCATCTACTCACCTCGTATGACACCCACCAATACACTCATAGGTTAAAGCTTGTTATCTAGAAAGATCACCTAGTTCACAtcgccattttacagatgattaaAATGAAACCTGAAAGGAGGGAAGGTGACCAGGGTGCCTCTGGGGCAGTAACAGGAACAGGATGAGAACCCAAGGCTCCTGTTGACCAGTCCACCCAGTGGTCTCCAGGTCCCAGACCCAAATGTCCCCTATGCAGCCCACGCTGGGAAGGAAACACAGCTGGAGGTGAGCACACAAAAAGAAAGCACTCACCTGTCTTTAACCACATGCCCAGTTAGTTGCAGGAGATGAAGAAGGCAAAGGCCACGCAGATAAAGCCACCCCAGGGCCTCCCTCTCACCAGTCCCAATGCCACAGG is drawn from Homo sapiens chromosome 15, GRCh38.p14 Primary Assembly and contains these coding sequences:
- the TMEM266 gene encoding transmembrane protein 266 isoform X2, which translates into the protein MVASTVANGPRSPWDAISLIIMLRIWRVKRVIDAYVLPVKLEMEMVIQQYEKAKVIQDEQLERLTQICQEQGFEIRQLRAHLAQQDLDLAAEREAALQAPHVLSQPRSRFKVLEAGTWDEETAAESVVEELQPSQEATMKDDMNSYISQYYNGPSSDSGVPEPAVCMVTTAAIDIHQPNISSDLFSLDMPLKLGGNGTSATSESASRSSVTRAQSDSSQTLGSSMDCSTAREEPSSEPGPSPPPLPSQQQVEEATVQDLLSSLSEDPCPSQKALDPAPLARPSPAGSAQTSPELEHRVSLFNQKNQEGFTVFQIRPVIHFQPTVPMLEDKFRSLESKEQKLHRVPEA